A genomic segment from Melanotaenia boesemani isolate fMelBoe1 chromosome 9, fMelBoe1.pri, whole genome shotgun sequence encodes:
- the LOC121645923 gene encoding centrosomal protein of 164 kDa-like isoform X2: MTAAALIGDQLILEEDYDESYIPSEQEIQEYAREIGIDPENEPELLWLAREGIVVPLPPEWKPCQDVTGDVYYFNFSTGQSTWDHPCDEHYRRLVSQERERIHLTAAASGAGAKKDKKKKKEKKEKKEKKRKDPLKAPSALSSSLGPLSSPLASLVPVRGLDAPGQGPLSGSAPSLRGSLGSSGGLEPLKTSLRAPRSSGASSVLGTRQEERVSFTLPGLDDDDDNPEEKISENESSPRGSDRLLKNLHLDLDTLGGGLHYEDSEASGAAPAEERTEPELQDLALSGDHSPEPPSQQESEASKNIEASSSVDVKLSQKVLDINDLSGTISPVEKDRGGTHEEEEEENGSRGKTKTETNYSHMLAKDNPALPKVDRLILHQSSPSPSLSSSLHSEQGAPHHQKIQSLDVSLGLQRPETSRGRLARTFEAPCDPEPTLNKQESPLGDDPSWRIRKETDNEEERKRAEREEKRLKEREAEKRLRREAEQEMEEEKEHLLKEKEKRMHLLQEKLRKEEEEEERKLREESEERLRALQQCLLSKRREEEVRLNEESDGVLEELRESMKREREEQQHKVREESEVMLKELRVTLEEERAAMRDKLEAQTKQEVERLKAESEEELQAQRTRLERDREEKLNTLKQEVKSTERRRELMMSPRPEQQLAEYHRELTDVLQEVRDEVQRDHERKLEQMKDDHRREMNSIREKYLDEETVMRERLLSTLQEDREHLQASHAVQLEKLRLQLETQIQKTQVVHSRKESELQDLADQVELRAKELKSQEAMLQTKAADLKRRRKKLGEEEEEVERQLEALPRLIQERDRLKEQLQRTREELAQARELIHRAREERSAAKEEVGKLRDERDKSREDRERLESKVALLQERCDRLRRRVSELELAEGESVSPKTEQIKKKADKATAPPSDRIDASLRVEDLDDSPRSPVPDSHSSMDEFRRYVSSHGASIHKTKLFLERENSRLMERRAALQAAQTSSSQVPDLGGMTEEMIRNLQQEARDVAELQHTVQRGNALLQRKEEQLQQLESSMAEEPLFENLSQLAGGRKVTFDVTESDLSSAADQPDETDHPTVPAKVQVLAESLQQISGQLNTVLSALGSLAQRQSTTPYSTYPLPLSQPHSTPAPTSVPVYPKMHSMAPISLVPPPAWNWAPHSSSAPFFSTPISSGLTASEDLMNSRWSQIFPGVTGDGVASSATRASSALPSYTPVSEHARSLRSVQKSVEMDGQRLQGLIDGNKRWLELRKKDTSIPLFTRYQAPSSKSSLVQLGLDDNNQIRVYHY, from the exons ATGACTGCGGCTGCTCTCATAGGAGACCAGCTGATCCTTGAAGAGGACTACGATGAGAGCTACATCCCCTCTGAACAAG AGATCCAAGAATATGCAAGAGAAATTGGCATCGATCCTGAGAATGAGCCAGAGCTGTTGTGGCTGGCCAGGGAGGGCATTGTCGTCCCTTTGCCTCCTGAGTGGAAGCCTTG TCAGGATGTGACAGGGGATGTTTACTACTTCAACTTCTCCACTGGCCAGTCCACCTGGGACCACCCATGTGACGAGCACTACCGGCGCCTGGTGAGCCAGGAGCGTGAGCGCATTCATCTCACAGCAGCTGCCAGCGGGGCAGGGGCTAAGaaggacaagaagaagaagaaagagaagaaggagaagaaagagaagaagaggaaggatCCACTGAAGGCTCCATCA GCGCTGAGCTCTTCTTTAGGACCATTATCATCCCCACTTGCCAGCTTGGTTCCTGTGAGAGGTCTGGACGCCCCTGGTCAAGGGCCTCTTTCTGGATCTGCTCCTTCTCTTCGGGGGTCCCTTGGCAGTTCAGGTGGGCTGGAACCTCTAAAGACATCCCTCCGA GCTCCTCGAAGCAGCGGGGCATCTAGTGTTTTAGGTACCAGGCAAGAGGAGAGGGTGTCATTTACTTTACCTGGcttggatgatgatgatgacaatcCTGAAgaaaaaatctcagaaaatgaG tcaagtCCTCGTGGTTCAGACAGACTTCTGAAGAACCTCCACCTAGACCTGGACActcttggtggaggtctgcattATGAG GACAGTGAAGCCAGCGGTGCAGCTCCAGCTGAGGAGAGGACGGAGCCAGAGTTGCAGGACTTGGCACTGTCTGGAGACCACAGCCCTGAACCACCATCGCAGCag GAGTCGGAGGCCAGTAAAAACATAGAGGCGTCCTCCTCAGTGGATGTCAAG CTGTCACAGAAAGTTCTAGACATCAACGACCTCTCTGGCACAATCAGTCCAGTGgaaaaagacagaggaggaacacatgaagaagaagaggaggaaaatggGAGCAGaggaaagacaaagacagagacCAACTACAG tCATATGCTAGCTAAAGACAACCCTGCACTCCCTAAAGTTGACCGACTTATCCTCCACCAGTCCAGCCCATCACCCTCACTTTCCAGCTCCCTCCACTCTGAACAAGGTGCCCCCCACCATCAGAAAATACAAAGCCTTGATGTGTCTCTGGGGCTACAGAGACCTGAAACGTCAAGAGGTCGGCTGGCCCGGACTTTTGAAGCTCCATGTGATCCTGAACCCACCTTAAATAAACAAGAGAGCCCTCTGGGAGATGACCCAAGCTGGAGAATCCGGAAGGAGACGGACAacgaggaggagaggaagagggcagagagagaggaaaagagactGAAAGAAAGGGAGGCGGAGAAGAGACTTAGGAGGGAGGCTGAAcaagagatggaggaggagaaggagcatTTGTtgaaggaaaaggagaaaaggatGCATCTTCTGCAGGAGAAATtgaggaaagaagaggaggaagaggagaggaagctgAGGGAGGAGAGTGAGGAAAGACTGAG GGCCCTGCAACAGTGTCTCTTGTCtaagaggagagaagaggaggtgaGGCTGAATGAGGAGTCTGATGGCGTGCTGGAAGAACTCAGAGAGTCtatgaaaagagagagagaggagcagcaacACAAAGTCAG AGAAGAGAGCGAGGTCATGCTGAAGGAGTTACGGGTGACTCTGGAGGAGGAACGAGCAGCGATGCGCGACAAACTGGAGGCCCAGACGAAGCAGGAGGTTGAACGTCTGAAGGCTGAGTCGgaggaggagctgcaggctCAGAGGACGAGACTCGAGAGAGACAGGGAGGAGAAGCTGAACACTCTGAAACAGGAG GTCAAAagcacagagaggaggagggagctGATGATGAGTCCACGTCCTGAGCAGCAGCTGGCAGAGTACCACAGAGAG CTGACTGACGTTCTCCAGGAAGTGCGAGACGAAGTCCAGCGTGACCACGAGAGGAAGCTGGAGCAGATGAAGGACGACCACAGGAGGGAGATGAACAGCATCAGAGAAAAATACCTTGATGAG GAGACTGTTATGAGGGAGCGCTTGCTGTCCACTCTGCAGGAGGATAGAGAGCATCTCCAGGCCTCACATGCTGTCCAGCTGGAGAAGCTCCGCCTGCAGCTCGAAACACAGATACAAAAGACTCAGGTGGTACACTCACGGAAG GAGTCAGAGCTGCAGGATCTGGCTGATCAGGTAGAGCTTAGAGCCAAAGAGCTGAAGAGCCAAGAGGCCATGCTGCAGACAAAG GCAGCAGATCtaaagagaaggaggaagaagcttggagaagaggaggaagaagtaGAAAGGCAACTAGAG gcttTACCTCGGCTGATCCAGGAGAGAGACCGACTAAAGGAGCAGCTCCagaggacaagagaggagttggCTCAAGCCCGAGAACTCATCCACAGAGCCAGAGAGGAGAGAAGTGCAGCCAAGGAGGAAGTGGGGAAGCTGAGGGATGAGAGAGACAAATCCAGGGAGGACAGGGAGCGACTGGAGAGCAAGGTGGCACTGCTGCAGGAGAGATGTGACCGTCTCCGTCGCAGAGTCAG TGAACTGGAACTGGCTGAAGGAGAGAGCGTTTCCCCCAAAACTGAGCAAATCAAAAAGAAGGCAGATAAAGCAACAGCGCCCCCCAGTGACAGGATAGACGCATCGCTGCGTGTAGAGGACCTGGATGACTCGCCTCGCTCCCCTGTGCCCGACAGCCACAGCAGCATGGACGA GTTTCGGCGGTACGTCTCCTCACACGGAGCCTCCATCCACAAGACCAAACTCTTCCTGGAGAGAGAGAACAGCCGGCTGATGGAGAGACGGGCAGCTCTGCAGGCAGCCCAGACCAGCTCCTCCCAGGTCCCTGATCTTGGAGGAATGACTGAGGAGATGATAAGAAACCTCCAGCAG GAGGCCAGAGATGTGGCGGAGCTGCAGCACACGGTTCAGAGAGGAAATGCTCTGCTGCAGAGGAAGGAGGAGCAACTTCAGCAGCTGGAGAGCTCAATGGCTGAAGAG CCCTTATTTGAGAATTTGTCTCAGCTGGCTGGAGGAAGGAAAGTAACCTTCGATGTGACCGAGTCCGACCTCAGCAGTGCCGCGGACCAACCGGACGAGACAG ATCACCCCACTGTCCCGGCCAAAGTCCAGGTATTAGCAGAGTCCCTGCAGCAGATCTCAGGCCAGCTCAACACCGTCCTGAGTGCGCTGGGTTCATTGGCTCAGAGGCAGAGCACCACACCTTACTCCACATATCCTCTGCCTCTGTCCCAGCCTCACTCCACCCCTGCTCCCACCTCTGTGCCAGTCTATCCCAAGATGCACAGCATGGCTCCCATCTCCTTAGTCCCACCTCCTGCCTGGAACTGGGCACCTCACAGCAGCTCTGCCCCTTTCTTCAGCACCCCCATCAGCAGCGGGCTGACAGCCTCAGAGGACCTCATGAACAGCCGATGGAGCCAGATATTTCCTG GAGTAACTGGTGACGGTGTTGCTTCCAGTGCCACGAGAGCCTCCTCAGCTTTACCATCATACACTCCTGTCAG TGAGCACGCCCGCAGCCTGCGGTCTGTACAGAAATCAGTGGAGATGGATGGTCAGAGGCTGCAGGGGCTGATTGACGGCAACAAGAGATGGCTGGAGCTGCGCAAAAAAGACACCAGCAT ACCTCTTTTCACTCGATATCAAGCTCCTTCTTCCAAGAGCAGCCTTGTCCAGCTGGGACTGGATGATAACAACCAGATCAGAGTCTATCACTACTAA
- the LOC121645923 gene encoding centrosomal protein of 164 kDa-like isoform X1, whose translation MTAAALIGDQLILEEDYDESYIPSEQEIQEYAREIGIDPENEPELLWLAREGIVVPLPPEWKPCQDVTGDVYYFNFSTGQSTWDHPCDEHYRRLVSQERERIHLTAAASGAGAKKDKKKKKEKKEKKEKKRKDPLKAPSALSSSLGPLSSPLASLVPVRGLDAPGQGPLSGSAPSLRGSLGSSGGLEPLKTSLRAPRSSGASSVLGTRQEERVSFTLPGLDDDDDNPEEKISENESSPRGSDRLLKNLHLDLDTLGGGLHYEDSEASGAAPAEERTEPELQDLALSGDHSPEPPSQQDSLKGRHIHLSPTTADRNQVSEEGAGVTTPDSEHFADQSLEEVAEEGGELEAVQEEKGDDGEGRDAEEAGSKANEWGGNELQDGEEADGKDNSRREEDEDASKVAAESEKEEKEEKEESNEIEEEYSVGEDVEKDEEKGEVSESVEHNDRKDNELEGNSSDEEIERFVEREDDEARNREVSDEPGRSVTEEKEGLKKHGEFKDEAVANCHKSDGDGGREEEDSLDRERDETERSISDEGQNESEREVEINSKKGQEEDEEGESDEALQRCSISHRKLSETHKDALERCVQSGGEETLKEGVEIEDESDGQSPKEASESEEEVVEVFKAGPSQVKAAKLGHKMHYQKSESLADVMKNVTKKSSLSAEESEASKNIEASSSVDVKLSQKVLDINDLSGTISPVEKDRGGTHEEEEEENGSRGKTKTETNYSHMLAKDNPALPKVDRLILHQSSPSPSLSSSLHSEQGAPHHQKIQSLDVSLGLQRPETSRGRLARTFEAPCDPEPTLNKQESPLGDDPSWRIRKETDNEEERKRAEREEKRLKEREAEKRLRREAEQEMEEEKEHLLKEKEKRMHLLQEKLRKEEEEEERKLREESEERLRALQQCLLSKRREEEVRLNEESDGVLEELRESMKREREEQQHKVREESEVMLKELRVTLEEERAAMRDKLEAQTKQEVERLKAESEEELQAQRTRLERDREEKLNTLKQEVKSTERRRELMMSPRPEQQLAEYHRELTDVLQEVRDEVQRDHERKLEQMKDDHRREMNSIREKYLDEETVMRERLLSTLQEDREHLQASHAVQLEKLRLQLETQIQKTQVVHSRKESELQDLADQVELRAKELKSQEAMLQTKAADLKRRRKKLGEEEEEVERQLEALPRLIQERDRLKEQLQRTREELAQARELIHRAREERSAAKEEVGKLRDERDKSREDRERLESKVALLQERCDRLRRRVSELELAEGESVSPKTEQIKKKADKATAPPSDRIDASLRVEDLDDSPRSPVPDSHSSMDEFRRYVSSHGASIHKTKLFLERENSRLMERRAALQAAQTSSSQVPDLGGMTEEMIRNLQQEARDVAELQHTVQRGNALLQRKEEQLQQLESSMAEEPLFENLSQLAGGRKVTFDVTESDLSSAADQPDETDHPTVPAKVQVLAESLQQISGQLNTVLSALGSLAQRQSTTPYSTYPLPLSQPHSTPAPTSVPVYPKMHSMAPISLVPPPAWNWAPHSSSAPFFSTPISSGLTASEDLMNSRWSQIFPGVTGDGVASSATRASSALPSYTPVSEHARSLRSVQKSVEMDGQRLQGLIDGNKRWLELRKKDTSIPLFTRYQAPSSKSSLVQLGLDDNNQIRVYHY comes from the exons ATGACTGCGGCTGCTCTCATAGGAGACCAGCTGATCCTTGAAGAGGACTACGATGAGAGCTACATCCCCTCTGAACAAG AGATCCAAGAATATGCAAGAGAAATTGGCATCGATCCTGAGAATGAGCCAGAGCTGTTGTGGCTGGCCAGGGAGGGCATTGTCGTCCCTTTGCCTCCTGAGTGGAAGCCTTG TCAGGATGTGACAGGGGATGTTTACTACTTCAACTTCTCCACTGGCCAGTCCACCTGGGACCACCCATGTGACGAGCACTACCGGCGCCTGGTGAGCCAGGAGCGTGAGCGCATTCATCTCACAGCAGCTGCCAGCGGGGCAGGGGCTAAGaaggacaagaagaagaagaaagagaagaaggagaagaaagagaagaagaggaaggatCCACTGAAGGCTCCATCA GCGCTGAGCTCTTCTTTAGGACCATTATCATCCCCACTTGCCAGCTTGGTTCCTGTGAGAGGTCTGGACGCCCCTGGTCAAGGGCCTCTTTCTGGATCTGCTCCTTCTCTTCGGGGGTCCCTTGGCAGTTCAGGTGGGCTGGAACCTCTAAAGACATCCCTCCGA GCTCCTCGAAGCAGCGGGGCATCTAGTGTTTTAGGTACCAGGCAAGAGGAGAGGGTGTCATTTACTTTACCTGGcttggatgatgatgatgacaatcCTGAAgaaaaaatctcagaaaatgaG tcaagtCCTCGTGGTTCAGACAGACTTCTGAAGAACCTCCACCTAGACCTGGACActcttggtggaggtctgcattATGAG GACAGTGAAGCCAGCGGTGCAGCTCCAGCTGAGGAGAGGACGGAGCCAGAGTTGCAGGACTTGGCACTGTCTGGAGACCACAGCCCTGAACCACCATCGCAGCag GACTCCTTGAAGGGTCGCCACATCCACCTCTCTCCCACAACGGCTGACAGAAACCAAGTCAGCGAGGAGGGGGCTGGTGTTACCACCCCTGATTCTGAACACTTTGCTGATCAGTCACTAGAGGAGGTtgcagaggagggaggagagttGGAAGCTGTTCAGGAAGAGAAGGGAGATGATGGAGAAGGAAGGGACGCAGAGGAAGCAGGGAGCAAGGCAAATGAATGGGGAGGAAATGAGCTGCAGGATGGAGAAGAAGCAGATGGGAAAGATAATTCAAGGCgagaggaagatgaggatgcAAGTAAAGTGGCTGCAGAGagtgagaaagaagagaaggaagagAAGGAAGAGAGTAATGAGATTGAGGAGGAGTACAGTGTTGGTGAAGATGTAGAAAAGGATGAAGAGAAAGGTGAAGTCTCAGAAAGTGTGGAACACAATGATAGAAAGGATAATGAACTAGAGGGAAATAGCAGTGATGAAGAGATAGAAAGATTTGTTGAAAGGGAGGATGATGAAGCCAGAAACAGAGAGGTGAGTGATGAGCCTGGGAGGAGTGTAACCGAGGAGAAAGAAGGGCTGAAAAAACATGGAGAATTCAAGGATGAAGCTGTGGCAAACTGCCACAAGAGTGATGGAGATGGaggaagggaggaggaggacagtcttgacagagagagagatgagacTGAGAGAAGCATTTCCGATGAAGGGCAGAATGAAAGTGAGAGAGAAGTGGAGATAAATAGCAAAAAAGGacaggaagaggatgaggagggtgaGAGTGATGAGGCCCTGCAGAGATGCTCCATCAGCCACAGGAAACTGTCAGAGACTCACAAGGACGCCTTAGAAAGATGTGTGCAGAGCGGAGGGGAAGAAACATTGAAGGAAGGAGTGGAAATAGAAGATGAGTCTGATGGTCAAAGTCCCAAAGAAGCATCGGAGAGTGAGGAGGAAGTCGTGGAGGTTTTTAAAGCGGGGCCATCTCAGGTCAAAGCAGCCAAGCTGGGGCATAAGATGCATTACCAAAAGAGTGAAAGCCTTGCTGATGTGATGAAGAATGTGACCAAAAAATCTTCCCTTTCTGCAGAG GAGTCGGAGGCCAGTAAAAACATAGAGGCGTCCTCCTCAGTGGATGTCAAG CTGTCACAGAAAGTTCTAGACATCAACGACCTCTCTGGCACAATCAGTCCAGTGgaaaaagacagaggaggaacacatgaagaagaagaggaggaaaatggGAGCAGaggaaagacaaagacagagacCAACTACAG tCATATGCTAGCTAAAGACAACCCTGCACTCCCTAAAGTTGACCGACTTATCCTCCACCAGTCCAGCCCATCACCCTCACTTTCCAGCTCCCTCCACTCTGAACAAGGTGCCCCCCACCATCAGAAAATACAAAGCCTTGATGTGTCTCTGGGGCTACAGAGACCTGAAACGTCAAGAGGTCGGCTGGCCCGGACTTTTGAAGCTCCATGTGATCCTGAACCCACCTTAAATAAACAAGAGAGCCCTCTGGGAGATGACCCAAGCTGGAGAATCCGGAAGGAGACGGACAacgaggaggagaggaagagggcagagagagaggaaaagagactGAAAGAAAGGGAGGCGGAGAAGAGACTTAGGAGGGAGGCTGAAcaagagatggaggaggagaaggagcatTTGTtgaaggaaaaggagaaaaggatGCATCTTCTGCAGGAGAAATtgaggaaagaagaggaggaagaggagaggaagctgAGGGAGGAGAGTGAGGAAAGACTGAG GGCCCTGCAACAGTGTCTCTTGTCtaagaggagagaagaggaggtgaGGCTGAATGAGGAGTCTGATGGCGTGCTGGAAGAACTCAGAGAGTCtatgaaaagagagagagaggagcagcaacACAAAGTCAG AGAAGAGAGCGAGGTCATGCTGAAGGAGTTACGGGTGACTCTGGAGGAGGAACGAGCAGCGATGCGCGACAAACTGGAGGCCCAGACGAAGCAGGAGGTTGAACGTCTGAAGGCTGAGTCGgaggaggagctgcaggctCAGAGGACGAGACTCGAGAGAGACAGGGAGGAGAAGCTGAACACTCTGAAACAGGAG GTCAAAagcacagagaggaggagggagctGATGATGAGTCCACGTCCTGAGCAGCAGCTGGCAGAGTACCACAGAGAG CTGACTGACGTTCTCCAGGAAGTGCGAGACGAAGTCCAGCGTGACCACGAGAGGAAGCTGGAGCAGATGAAGGACGACCACAGGAGGGAGATGAACAGCATCAGAGAAAAATACCTTGATGAG GAGACTGTTATGAGGGAGCGCTTGCTGTCCACTCTGCAGGAGGATAGAGAGCATCTCCAGGCCTCACATGCTGTCCAGCTGGAGAAGCTCCGCCTGCAGCTCGAAACACAGATACAAAAGACTCAGGTGGTACACTCACGGAAG GAGTCAGAGCTGCAGGATCTGGCTGATCAGGTAGAGCTTAGAGCCAAAGAGCTGAAGAGCCAAGAGGCCATGCTGCAGACAAAG GCAGCAGATCtaaagagaaggaggaagaagcttggagaagaggaggaagaagtaGAAAGGCAACTAGAG gcttTACCTCGGCTGATCCAGGAGAGAGACCGACTAAAGGAGCAGCTCCagaggacaagagaggagttggCTCAAGCCCGAGAACTCATCCACAGAGCCAGAGAGGAGAGAAGTGCAGCCAAGGAGGAAGTGGGGAAGCTGAGGGATGAGAGAGACAAATCCAGGGAGGACAGGGAGCGACTGGAGAGCAAGGTGGCACTGCTGCAGGAGAGATGTGACCGTCTCCGTCGCAGAGTCAG TGAACTGGAACTGGCTGAAGGAGAGAGCGTTTCCCCCAAAACTGAGCAAATCAAAAAGAAGGCAGATAAAGCAACAGCGCCCCCCAGTGACAGGATAGACGCATCGCTGCGTGTAGAGGACCTGGATGACTCGCCTCGCTCCCCTGTGCCCGACAGCCACAGCAGCATGGACGA GTTTCGGCGGTACGTCTCCTCACACGGAGCCTCCATCCACAAGACCAAACTCTTCCTGGAGAGAGAGAACAGCCGGCTGATGGAGAGACGGGCAGCTCTGCAGGCAGCCCAGACCAGCTCCTCCCAGGTCCCTGATCTTGGAGGAATGACTGAGGAGATGATAAGAAACCTCCAGCAG GAGGCCAGAGATGTGGCGGAGCTGCAGCACACGGTTCAGAGAGGAAATGCTCTGCTGCAGAGGAAGGAGGAGCAACTTCAGCAGCTGGAGAGCTCAATGGCTGAAGAG CCCTTATTTGAGAATTTGTCTCAGCTGGCTGGAGGAAGGAAAGTAACCTTCGATGTGACCGAGTCCGACCTCAGCAGTGCCGCGGACCAACCGGACGAGACAG ATCACCCCACTGTCCCGGCCAAAGTCCAGGTATTAGCAGAGTCCCTGCAGCAGATCTCAGGCCAGCTCAACACCGTCCTGAGTGCGCTGGGTTCATTGGCTCAGAGGCAGAGCACCACACCTTACTCCACATATCCTCTGCCTCTGTCCCAGCCTCACTCCACCCCTGCTCCCACCTCTGTGCCAGTCTATCCCAAGATGCACAGCATGGCTCCCATCTCCTTAGTCCCACCTCCTGCCTGGAACTGGGCACCTCACAGCAGCTCTGCCCCTTTCTTCAGCACCCCCATCAGCAGCGGGCTGACAGCCTCAGAGGACCTCATGAACAGCCGATGGAGCCAGATATTTCCTG GAGTAACTGGTGACGGTGTTGCTTCCAGTGCCACGAGAGCCTCCTCAGCTTTACCATCATACACTCCTGTCAG TGAGCACGCCCGCAGCCTGCGGTCTGTACAGAAATCAGTGGAGATGGATGGTCAGAGGCTGCAGGGGCTGATTGACGGCAACAAGAGATGGCTGGAGCTGCGCAAAAAAGACACCAGCAT ACCTCTTTTCACTCGATATCAAGCTCCTTCTTCCAAGAGCAGCCTTGTCCAGCTGGGACTGGATGATAACAACCAGATCAGAGTCTATCACTACTAA
- the LOC121645928 gene encoding apolipoprotein A-I-like, with product MKFVALALAVLLAVGSQAASLQADAPSQLAHIRSVADIYMTQVKEGAIKALEQLDDTPYQELKATLVQRLETLHAQIKTLQTSVSPMTDSVVSTVSDATADFRAKLTADIEQLKTELEPKRAKLMEVIEKHLEEYRTHMEPIIQEYHAKHTADMEALRAKMEPIVAELRQKMSTNIDETRAALMPMVEAVRTKLVERLENLKEMATPYVDEYKEQLKTAYGQAQSFKTDDLAALREKIAPLAEDIKAKFSAMFALIAETFTKN from the exons ATGAAATTCGTGGCTCTCGCTCTCGCTGTTTTGCTGGCTGTCG GCTCTCAGGCCGCTTCCCTGCAGGCCGATGCGCCCTCCCAGCTGGCCCATATCAGGTCTGTTGCGGATATCTACATGACTCAGGTGAAGGAAGGTGCCATCAAGGCTCTGGAGCAGCTTGATGACACTCCATACCAGGAGCTcaa gGCCACCCTGGTTCAGCGCCTGGAGACCCTGCACGCTCAGATCAAGACCCTGCAGACCTCTGTGTCTCCCATGACTGACAGCGTTGTTAGCACCGTCTCTGATGCCACTGCAGATTTCCGTGCCAAACTCACGGCCGACATCGAGCAACTGAAAACTGAGCTCGAGCCCAAACGTGCTAAGCTTATGGAGGTCATTGAAAAGCACTTGGAGGAGTACCGCACCCACATGGAGCCCATTATCCAAGAGTACCATGCCAAGCACACCGCTGACATGGAAGCTCTGAGGGCCAAGATGGAGCCCATTGTGGCAGAGCTGCGTCAGAAGATGTCCACCAACATTGACGAGACCAGGGCCGCCCTGATGCCCATGGTGGAGGCTGTGCGCACCAAGCTCGTTGAGCGCCTGGAGAACCTGAAGGAGATGGCTACCCCTTACGTTGATGAATACAAGGAGCAGCTGAAGACGGCCTACGGCCAAGCTCAGTCCTTCAAAACCGATGATCTGGCTGCCTTGAGGGAGAAGATTGCACCTCTTGCCGAGGATATCAAGGCAAAGTTCTCAGCCATGTTTGCCCTCATCGCTGAAACCTTCACCAAGAACTAA